In a genomic window of Melopsittacus undulatus isolate bMelUnd1 chromosome 1, bMelUnd1.mat.Z, whole genome shotgun sequence:
- the LOC117435925 gene encoding uncharacterized protein has product MLLPGGGRKSPLPPGGSEPSLRRCRWVWRDSTAPGAPRPAPGGSVSEPPSCRWAVRLRGCLHLHPESGRARYQWCCCGGGAAVPGPAGSCTPRSRGRVRTGTAPLGPERAVGAGGGPAHSGRGRVWRTGKEKEPLEPLHRMGALLGSGGSGSVPSGSARPTALRYVAGRWRGGASSAPRCPWLAAARAVGRKRISCGASGNYLQIMGLMKTLEKMQVKMPIQCSSLDSWLLLGPLSRPSSHHSSLKGLHRLAVKEEKELNSFSSHR; this is encoded by the exons atgctgctgccggGCGGGGGGCGCAAGAGCCCGCTGCCTCCCGGTGGCTCGGAGCCCTCCCTCCGCCGCTGCCGCTGGGTCTGGCGAGACAGCACCGCCCCTGGCGCTCCCCGGCCCGCCCCCGGTGGCTCGGTCTCGGAACCCCCGAGCTGTCGGTGGGCGGTGCGGCTGCGGGGGTGCCTGCACCTGCACCCGGAGAGCGGACGGGCAAGGTAtcagtggtgctgctgtgggggtGGAGCCGCTGTCCCCGGACCGGCGGGGAGCTGCACGCCACGGAGCCGCGGCCGGGTAAGGACGGGAACGGCTCCGCTCGGCCCGGAGCGGGCGGTGGGGGCCGGCGGGGGCCCCGCGCACAGCGGTAGAGGCCGCGTGTGGCggacagggaaggagaaggagccCCTGGAGCCGCTGCACCGCATGGGAGCGCTGCTGGGGAGCGGCGGCTCCGGGTCCGTGCCCTCGGGGTCCGCCCGTCCCACAGCGCTCCGGTACGTGGCGGGGAGGTGGCGAGGCGGAGCCAGCTCAGCCCCGCGCTGCCCTTGGCTTGCAGCGGCCAGGGCCGTGGGGCGGAAGCGCATCTCCTGTGGGGCGAGCGG gaattacTTACAGATAATGGGATTGATGAAGACACTGGAGAAGATGCAGGTGAAGATGCCAATACAATGCAGCAGCCTGGATTCATGGCTTCTGCTTGGTCCTTTATCACGACCTTCTTCACATCACTCGTCCCTGAAGGGCCTCCACAGGTTGGCAgttaaagaggaaaaggaactgAACAGCTTCAGTAGCCACAGGTAG